The following proteins come from a genomic window of bacterium:
- the nuoD gene encoding NADH dehydrogenase (quinone) subunit D encodes MEVDRSEAIEEFTVSTSEELKAKVTGRNKKFLIGTDDEESIEAWKKSDTMFLNFGPQHPATHGTLRMLLELSGEKVVKLDPRPGYLHTGFEKLAEHHTFNQFIAVTDRMNYLSPLSNNVGFACAAEELLGIKIPPRAQYIRVIQAELSRIADHLVNIGTHALDLGAFTVFLYGFRQREFIYDLFEVSTGSRLTTSYTRIGGVMRDFPEGHEEQIAGFCKQFDIVYGEIEGLLNHNKIFQNRTQGIGKINAQDAINYGMTGPCLRASGVPYDIRKDEPYLNYDQLDFDVPVGTEGDVFERYLVRMEEMRQSIRIIEQCLAQMQKGPVKVDDHTIALPDKSKVYGSIEGLIHHFKLIMDHHGIDMPKGEIYHATEAPNGELGWFIVSNGEGVPYKVHVRGPSFVHFSMMPKLSEGGMVSDGVAILGSLNVIAGECDR; translated from the coding sequence ATGGAAGTCGATCGTTCAGAGGCTATAGAAGAATTTACAGTATCAACGTCCGAGGAATTGAAAGCGAAAGTTACAGGACGCAACAAGAAATTTTTGATCGGAACGGATGATGAGGAGTCGATCGAAGCCTGGAAGAAATCGGACACGATGTTTCTTAATTTCGGTCCGCAGCATCCTGCAACCCACGGCACGCTGCGCATGTTACTGGAACTCTCCGGCGAAAAAGTGGTCAAGCTCGATCCCCGTCCGGGTTATCTCCACACCGGATTTGAAAAATTAGCTGAGCATCACACGTTCAATCAGTTTATTGCGGTCACCGACCGGATGAATTATCTCTCTCCGTTATCCAATAACGTTGGTTTTGCCTGCGCCGCCGAAGAATTACTCGGCATAAAAATTCCACCGCGCGCCCAGTATATCCGCGTGATACAGGCCGAACTCTCACGTATCGCCGATCATCTTGTCAATATCGGCACGCACGCGCTCGATCTCGGTGCGTTCACTGTGTTTCTTTACGGATTCAGGCAGCGCGAATTCATTTACGATCTTTTTGAAGTATCGACCGGTTCACGTCTCACCACAAGCTATACCCGAATCGGCGGCGTTATGCGCGATTTTCCCGAAGGCCACGAGGAACAGATAGCCGGGTTCTGTAAACAATTTGATATCGTGTACGGAGAGATCGAAGGATTACTCAATCATAACAAAATTTTTCAAAACCGTACTCAGGGAATCGGAAAGATCAACGCACAGGACGCGATCAACTACGGCATGACCGGTCCTTGCCTGCGCGCGAGCGGTGTTCCGTACGATATTCGTAAGGACGAACCGTATCTTAATTACGACCAATTGGATTTTGACGTGCCGGTTGGTACGGAAGGCGACGTATTCGAGCGGTATCTTGTTCGTATGGAAGAAATGAGACAAAGCATCCGCATCATCGAGCAATGCCTTGCGCAAATGCAAAAAGGTCCGGTAAAGGTGGATGATCATACGATCGCCCTTCCGGACAAAAGCAAAGTGTACGGCAGCATCGAAGGATTGATTCATCATTTTAAACTGATTATGGACCATCACGGAATTGATATGCCGAAAGGCGAGATCTATCACGCGACGGAAGCGCCCAACGGCGAGCTGGGCTGGTTTATCGTCAGTAACGGCGAAGGCGTACCTTACAAAGTTCATGTGCGCGGGCCGTCGTTTGTTCATTTTTCTATGATGCCGAAATTGTCAGAAGGCGGGATGGTCAGCGACGGCGTGGCTATTTTGGGAAGTCTGAACGTGATCGCCGGAGAGTGCGACAGATAA
- a CDS encoding NAD(P)H-dependent oxidoreductase subunit E → MALEFSPEKKKEVEWTLTRYPNTQAAMLPVLHIAQYQFGCISHEVMELVAKTLDLPVSRVQDVVTFYTMFHEKPVGKFHIQVCHTLSCAIRGGSQVVDYLENKCGVKCNDGISKDGKFSITKVECLGSCGTAPMMQVNDDYFENLSKEKIDQLVNKWKSE, encoded by the coding sequence ATGGCGTTAGAATTTTCTCCAGAAAAGAAAAAAGAAGTTGAGTGGACCCTTACACGGTACCCGAATACGCAGGCGGCTATGCTGCCCGTTCTGCATATCGCGCAATATCAATTCGGCTGCATCTCACATGAAGTGATGGAACTCGTGGCGAAGACGCTTGACCTTCCGGTTAGCCGCGTGCAGGACGTGGTTACTTTTTATACGATGTTTCACGAAAAACCGGTGGGAAAATTTCATATCCAGGTTTGTCACACGTTGTCGTGCGCCATTCGCGGCGGAAGTCAGGTTGTGGACTATTTGGAAAATAAATGCGGCGTAAAATGTAATGACGGCATTTCAAAGGATGGAAAATTTTCGATCACGAAAGTCGAATGCCTGGGTTCCTGCGGCACGGCGCCCATGATGCAGGTAAATGACGATTATTTTGAGAATCTGTCCAAAGAAAAGATCGACCAATTGGTTAATAAGTGGAAAAGTGAATAG
- the nuoF gene encoding NADH-quinone oxidoreductase subunit NuoF — MEKVLTKMVGVENSQNIDVYLKHGGYQALPKALKMTPDELIQMMKDSGVRGRGGAGFPTGMKWSFLPKDNPKPRYLLCNADESEPGTFKDRVLMEDDPHQVIEGLIISSFAIQAHTCYIYIRGEYVTGAKILHKAINEAYEKGYLGKNILGSGFELDITVHRGAGAYICGEETGLIESLEGKRGWPRIKPPFPAVYGVFGCPTIVNNVETLVTPIHIINRGVQWWKDNEPKLYCMSGHLTRPGTYEAKIGTNLMELINDHCGGIPNGRKLKAVIPGGSSVPVLRAEECDVAMDFDALAKAGSALGSAGCMVMDDTTCMVNALWNLMKFYSHESCGQCTPCREGTHWLEMICGRIETGRGRMEDLELMLETANNIAGRTICPLGDAAAWPVAGLPDKNKGGDLNGQSFINKFREEFEYHITNKKCKVTIPHEWN; from the coding sequence ATGGAAAAAGTTTTAACGAAAATGGTGGGTGTTGAGAACTCACAGAACATTGACGTTTATCTAAAACACGGCGGTTATCAGGCATTACCGAAAGCGCTGAAAATGACTCCCGACGAACTGATTCAGATGATGAAAGATTCCGGCGTGCGTGGGCGCGGGGGCGCAGGATTTCCTACGGGGATGAAATGGAGCTTTTTGCCTAAAGACAATCCGAAGCCGAGATACCTTTTGTGTAATGCGGACGAATCGGAACCGGGAACATTCAAGGACCGCGTACTGATGGAAGACGATCCGCATCAGGTCATCGAAGGATTGATTATTTCTTCGTTTGCTATCCAGGCGCATACCTGCTACATCTACATTCGTGGTGAATATGTGACCGGGGCTAAGATATTACATAAGGCTATCAATGAAGCGTATGAAAAAGGATACCTCGGAAAAAATATTTTAGGCAGCGGATTTGAACTTGATATTACCGTTCATCGCGGCGCCGGCGCTTATATCTGCGGTGAAGAAACCGGATTGATCGAGTCGCTGGAAGGCAAACGCGGATGGCCGCGTATCAAGCCTCCGTTTCCGGCAGTGTATGGCGTATTCGGATGCCCCACGATCGTGAATAACGTTGAGACGCTGGTGACGCCGATCCATATCATCAACCGCGGCGTGCAGTGGTGGAAAGATAACGAACCGAAACTGTACTGCATGAGCGGACATCTCACGCGTCCGGGCACGTACGAAGCGAAGATCGGCACCAATTTGATGGAGTTGATCAACGATCACTGCGGTGGAATTCCCAACGGAAGAAAATTAAAAGCCGTTATTCCCGGCGGTTCGTCCGTTCCCGTGCTGCGCGCTGAGGAATGCGACGTGGCGATGGATTTTGACGCGCTCGCTAAAGCCGGATCGGCTTTGGGTTCCGCCGGATGCATGGTAATGGATGATACCACCTGCATGGTCAATGCGCTGTGGAATCTGATGAAATTTTATTCTCATGAATCCTGCGGCCAGTGCACGCCGTGCCGTGAAGGCACGCATTGGCTGGAAATGATCTGCGGACGAATTGAAACGGGCAGAGGCCGGATGGAAGATCTGGAACTGATGCTTGAGACGGCGAATAACATTGCCGGACGTACGATTTGTCCATTAGGCGATGCTGCGGCGTGGCCGGTAGCAGGATTGCCGGACAAGAATAAAGGCGGCGATCTTAACGGCCAGAGTTTTATAAATAAGTTCCGCGAGGAATTTGAATATCACATAACCAACAAAAAATGTAAAGTAACGATTCCGCATGAGTGGAATTGA
- a CDS encoding molybdopterin-dependent oxidoreductase, producing MALIKIDDQEVEIAKGEVVINAAKRVGIDIPFYCYHPGMKIVASCRMCLVDMVGMPKLMPACSTAVGELPPGKKLEEKYDAVIYTDNDKVKTARRAVLEFLLLNHPIDCPICDKAGECKLQDYSYEHGNHESRLIDPKRIPEKKDLGPSIYLYTSRCIMCSRCVRFTEEISGTEELKVTHRGWHAEISVAPGKPLDNKMMGNVVDLCPVGCLIDKHEKFEGRVWNFVQTESVCPGCSKGCNTVLDTMKHQKLNLEELVDTVYRIRPRENMDVNQWWICDDGRYHLEDEKKKSRILVPHQRENGKLTETTWFSAVASISERIKSAGAGQVVFIGSPYASNEENYLFGKLAKGLNAATDVSKPTSGDTQTFKTEMNKYPFTIESEKAPNFRGAKDAIGLTDSKIDQSLSKKVVVMLGSHNVELKSKPETLIVIGSFEDAVTKQADILLPAALFTETSGTYTNKDGLVQKFNKAINPQGDSKAVWQIVIDLAQASGLDWYYETIGDVAKEMMLNASGFKSVDLGTLYPQFVLQDEQVVA from the coding sequence ATGGCATTAATTAAGATCGATGATCAGGAAGTGGAAATCGCAAAAGGCGAAGTGGTCATTAATGCGGCTAAACGGGTCGGGATAGACATCCCGTTTTATTGTTATCATCCCGGCATGAAAATCGTCGCCAGTTGCCGCATGTGTCTCGTTGACATGGTCGGTATGCCGAAGCTGATGCCGGCGTGTTCTACCGCCGTTGGCGAATTACCGCCCGGGAAAAAATTAGAAGAAAAATACGATGCGGTTATTTATACCGATAACGATAAAGTGAAAACTGCGCGCCGCGCTGTATTGGAATTTCTGCTATTGAATCACCCGATTGATTGTCCTATCTGCGATAAAGCAGGCGAATGCAAACTTCAGGATTATTCATACGAACACGGCAATCATGAATCGCGCCTCATTGATCCGAAACGCATTCCGGAGAAAAAAGATCTTGGCCCTTCAATTTATTTATATACGTCCCGTTGTATCATGTGTTCACGCTGCGTTCGGTTTACCGAAGAAATATCCGGAACGGAGGAACTCAAAGTAACGCATCGCGGTTGGCATGCGGAAATTTCCGTAGCGCCGGGCAAGCCTCTGGATAATAAAATGATGGGCAATGTCGTGGATCTTTGCCCCGTCGGTTGTCTGATCGACAAGCATGAAAAATTCGAAGGGCGTGTATGGAATTTCGTTCAGACAGAAAGTGTCTGTCCGGGCTGCAGTAAAGGGTGTAATACCGTTCTCGATACCATGAAACATCAAAAATTGAATCTGGAAGAATTGGTTGATACCGTGTACCGCATTCGCCCGCGTGAAAATATGGACGTCAATCAATGGTGGATCTGCGACGACGGACGTTATCATCTTGAAGACGAGAAGAAGAAAAGCCGAATCCTTGTCCCGCATCAGCGCGAAAATGGAAAATTAACCGAAACAACATGGTTCAGCGCTGTCGCGTCGATATCCGAAAGGATCAAGTCCGCCGGAGCCGGACAGGTTGTTTTTATCGGCAGCCCGTACGCATCGAATGAAGAAAATTATTTGTTCGGTAAATTAGCTAAAGGGCTGAATGCCGCAACGGATGTTAGCAAACCTACGTCCGGCGATACACAGACATTCAAAACGGAGATGAATAAGTATCCGTTTACCATTGAATCTGAAAAAGCCCCGAATTTCCGTGGAGCAAAAGACGCGATAGGTTTAACGGATTCCAAGATCGATCAGTCGCTGTCGAAAAAAGTTGTGGTCATGCTCGGCAGTCATAATGTGGAATTAAAATCCAAACCCGAAACGTTGATCGTGATCGGCTCGTTCGAAGATGCAGTGACAAAGCAAGCGGATATTTTATTGCCGGCGGCGCTCTTTACGGAAACGAGCGGAACCTATACAAATAAAGACGGATTGGTTCAGAAGTTTAATAAAGCGATCAATCCTCAGGGCGATTCCAAAGCGGTATGGCAGATAGTGATTGATCTGGCGCAGGCTTCCGGACTGGATTGGTATTACGAAACGATCGGCGATGTGGCCAAAGAAATGATGCTAAATGCAAGCGGGTTCAAATCCGTTGACCTCGGTACACTTTACCCGCAGTTCGTTTTACAAGATGAACAAGTGGTTGCGTAA
- the nuoH gene encoding NADH-quinone oxidoreductase subunit NuoH — MMEIFYPYIFMGILLVTWLTSVPVMVLVERKVSGWLQYRVGPTRVGPWGLLQPIADALKFLSKEDVVPHHVNKWLYIFAPALMVFPAFFVIGVIPLGILTLGGKEVLVQIGHTNIGILYVLAVSSLVVYSITFSAWASNNKYSLLGGLRSAAQMMSYELPMGLSILGTIMLVGSLRLEDIVNFQMNSAWGIVWQPLGALIFIVTAFAETNRLPFDLAEAEAELVGGYHTEYSSMKFAMFFLGEYCNMLTASVMITLLFLGGWNVPFVQGMNLEPLTLQVIQIAGLALKVVFLMFFFVWVRWTLPRFRYDQLMNFGWKVLIPLALANVVITAIVMAIIS, encoded by the coding sequence ATTATGGAAATATTTTATCCCTACATCTTCATGGGTATTTTGTTAGTAACGTGGCTGACCAGCGTTCCCGTCATGGTTCTTGTTGAACGCAAAGTCAGCGGGTGGCTACAGTATCGAGTCGGCCCAACCCGTGTGGGACCATGGGGGTTATTACAGCCGATCGCCGACGCGCTGAAGTTTTTATCCAAAGAAGATGTGGTACCTCATCACGTTAACAAATGGCTGTACATTTTTGCCCCGGCTTTGATGGTATTTCCTGCGTTTTTTGTTATAGGAGTGATTCCCCTCGGAATCCTGACGTTGGGCGGCAAAGAAGTTCTGGTGCAAATCGGACATACCAATATCGGCATTTTGTACGTCTTGGCCGTTTCGTCGCTGGTGGTTTATAGTATTACATTCAGCGCGTGGGCATCCAATAATAAATATTCACTTTTGGGCGGGCTTCGCTCGGCCGCGCAGATGATGAGCTACGAACTGCCCATGGGGCTTTCTATTTTGGGAACGATCATGCTGGTGGGATCGCTGCGGCTGGAGGATATTGTTAATTTTCAGATGAATTCAGCCTGGGGTATTGTGTGGCAGCCGCTCGGCGCGCTTATATTTATTGTCACTGCATTTGCAGAGACTAATCGGTTACCGTTCGATCTTGCTGAAGCGGAGGCGGAACTCGTGGGCGGTTATCATACGGAATACAGTTCGATGAAATTTGCCATGTTCTTTCTGGGCGAGTACTGCAACATGCTCACCGCGTCCGTTATGATCACATTATTATTTCTCGGAGGATGGAATGTACCTTTTGTGCAGGGGATGAATTTAGAGCCGCTTACTCTGCAGGTGATTCAAATTGCCGGTTTGGCATTGAAGGTTGTTTTTCTCATGTTCTTTTTTGTTTGGGTACGGTGGACGCTGCCGCGTTTCCGGTATGATCAGTTGATGAACTTTGGCTGGAAGGTCTTGATTCCACTGGCTCTGGCCAATGTGGTGATCACAGCAATCGTGATGGCAATCATAAGTTGA
- a CDS encoding NADH-quinone oxidoreductase subunit I — MAVSVKNVTVPRGKNWVDNTYVIPVIKGLIITLRHMFKKPIVLNYPENKKVLPPNYRGLHMLTRDDQGREKCVACEMCSTACPADCIRIVANDSGDVWKDNFENREKHPIVFEIDELRCIFCGMCVEACPEDAIDMTDMHNLADYTRQDFIYDKERLLGVYDEYIKRHPDHAKRRDGEFKAMKNSSYFSVVSVENAKKPGGH; from the coding sequence ATGGCTGTTTCGGTTAAAAACGTAACGGTGCCGCGCGGCAAGAACTGGGTTGACAATACGTATGTTATTCCGGTGATCAAAGGGTTGATCATCACACTGAGGCATATGTTCAAGAAGCCTATTGTCTTAAATTATCCGGAAAACAAAAAAGTGCTTCCGCCGAATTACCGCGGCTTGCACATGCTGACCCGGGACGATCAAGGCCGAGAAAAATGCGTTGCCTGCGAAATGTGTTCTACCGCATGTCCTGCCGACTGCATTCGTATCGTTGCTAATGACAGCGGCGATGTATGGAAAGATAATTTTGAAAACCGCGAAAAACATCCGATCGTTTTTGAGATTGACGAACTGCGCTGCATATTCTGCGGCATGTGCGTGGAAGCCTGTCCGGAAGACGCGATCGACATGACCGACATGCATAATTTAGCCGATTACACACGCCAGGATTTTATTTACGATAAGGAACGATTGCTCGGAGTTTATGATGAATATATTAAACGTCATCCTGATCACGCAAAACGCCGTGACGGTGAATTCAAGGCGATGAAGAACTCCAGTTACTTTAGCGTAGTCTCGGTGGAAAACGCAAAAAAGCCGGGCGGGCATTAA
- a CDS encoding NADH-quinone oxidoreductase subunit J: MDSFMQYFMINPVFYIFAGIAVLLAIAMLTMDNPVYSAIFMVLTFFCISVIYITLEAEFIAAIQVLVYTGAIMVLFLFVIMLLNLGRESDLVERSGPMKYISILLAFGILLQIGFAAKVTFSIGEKGMYPIEQVRLAGNTETIASLLFSQYVYPFEIASVLLLLGMVGAIIISKKKQE, translated from the coding sequence ATGGACAGTTTCATGCAATATTTTATGATAAATCCGGTATTCTATATTTTTGCCGGTATTGCGGTTTTACTCGCTATTGCGATGCTGACGATGGATAATCCGGTCTACAGCGCGATTTTTATGGTACTGACGTTTTTCTGTATCAGCGTTATCTATATTACGCTGGAAGCTGAGTTCATAGCGGCCATTCAGGTTCTGGTTTATACCGGGGCGATCATGGTTCTCTTTCTCTTTGTTATTATGTTGCTGAATTTAGGACGCGAATCGGATTTAGTCGAACGTTCCGGGCCGATGAAATACATTTCAATATTACTCGCGTTTGGAATTTTACTTCAGATCGGCTTTGCCGCGAAAGTAACATTCAGTATCGGCGAAAAAGGCATGTATCCCATAGAGCAAGTGAGGCTTGCCGGTAATACGGAAACGATCGCGTCACTACTCTTTTCCCAATATGTATATCCTTTCGAGATCGCATCCGTCTTATTACTGCTGGGCATGGTTGGGGCGATCATTATCTCAAAAAAGAAACAAGAATAA
- the nuoK gene encoding NADH-quinone oxidoreductase subunit NuoK → MVPISHYLILTAILFTLGVIGVLTRRNAIIVFMCIELMLNSVNLSMVVFARFLDSMDGQIAVFLIMTVAAAEVAVGLALIVAIYRKKESINIDEMHIMQG, encoded by the coding sequence ATGGTTCCGATTTCTCATTATTTAATATTAACCGCCATTTTGTTTACCCTCGGAGTAATCGGTGTTTTGACTCGCCGGAATGCGATCATCGTATTCATGTGTATCGAACTCATGCTCAATTCGGTAAATTTAAGTATGGTGGTCTTTGCCCGTTTTCTGGATTCTATGGACGGACAGATCGCGGTATTTCTTATTATGACCGTTGCCGCGGCAGAAGTTGCCGTTGGATTGGCTTTGATCGTGGCCATTTACCGAAAGAAAGAATCGATCAATATCGACGAGATGCATATCATGCAAGGATAG